TGTTACGCAGGACGATCCACTGGGACATGGTCGTGCCCAGCGGTGCGAGGCCGGCGTCGACCGCGAGCTGCTTGCGCTGCTGGATCTGCTTGATGTGCAAGCCCAGCTTGAAGACGTCGACTGCGGTCATCATCACAGCATACCGCGTGTCTAAGGACCCTTAGATAAGCTTCCTTATATCAGGTTCCTTAGTCGAACGGACGATGGTCTCATGGCCGTAGCAGCACTGTCGCCGACCGCGTCTCGCACGTCCGGCGCGAACCGGTCCAGCCGGACGGCAACGACGGTGGTCCTGGCCTGCCTGGGCGTCTTCTGCGCATATCTCCAGATCAGCGCGATCTCGGTCAGCCTGGCCACCATCGGCCGGGATCTGCATGCCTCGACCACGGCACTGCAGTGGGTGTTCGACGCCTTCACCATCCCGGTTGCCGCCCTCGTGCTCAGCTTCGGTGTCCTCGGCGACCTCGCCGGCCGAAAGCGCATCGCCATCGCCGGTCTCGCACTCACCGTCACCGGCAACCTGATCAGTCTCCTCGCACCCGGCACCGGCGTACTGCTGACCGGACGGGCCATCGCGGGTGTCGGAGCCGCCGCCCTGCTACCCGCCACCCTCGCGCTGATCACGCACGCCGTACCCGAACCCGCCCGGCGCGGGCACTACGTCGCGTTCTGGACCGGCGCCCTCAACGTGGGCCTCGCCGTCGGCCCGTTCATCGCCGGCGTGCTCCTGGCGCACGCCTCGTGGCGCTGGGTCTTCCTGCCGGTGACGCTGGTGCCCCTGGCCGTACTGATCCTCAGCGCCTGCCTGCTCGAAGACTCACGTGCCGCGGAAGGCCGCCGCCTGGACGTCCCCGGCCAGATCCTGGCCGCGGCCGGCATCTTCGCGCTGATCTACGGCGTGATCGAGGGCGGCCAGCAGGGCTGGACCAGCCCGCAGGCCCTCGTTGCACTGCCACTCGCCGCCCTGGTCCTGACCGGATTCGTACTCGTCGAACAGCGCAGCCCCTCGCCTATGCTGCGCCCGCAACTGTTCCGCTCCCCGGCGTTCCTCGCCTCGGTCCTGGCCGGCCTGCTGGCCATGTTCAGCCTCATCGGCTCGAACTTCGTTCTCAGCCTCTTCCTCGGCGCGGTGCAACGGTTGACGCCGTTTGGCATCGCACTGCGGCTGCTGTGCCTGTACGGCGCGGTACTCGTCACCGGGCAACTCGCGGGCCGTGTCCTGGCCCGCACCGGCCCGCGCACGCCGCTGATCAGCGGGCTGCTGCTGGCGGGCGTGGGCCTGTTCACCCTGCGCGGCGTCCAGCCCGACAGCTCCCTGGCCGACCTGGGATGGCGCCTGGCCCTGCTCGGCCTGGGCTTCGGGCTCGTGCTCACCTCCGTGACAGCCGCCGCCGTCAACGCCGTCCCCCGCCACCTCGCCGGCATGGCCAGTGCCGCCATCAACACCTTCCGGCAGGTGGGTGCCGCCCTCGGCCCCGCGATTCTCGGCGTCATCCTCACGACCGCGACCACGTCCCACCTGACGACCGGCGCCGCGTCCATCAGCCCCGGTGCCTTCCACACGCTGGCCCAGGAAGGACTCGGCGGACTCACCCGCCTGACCGTTTCCCCCGCGGGCCAGGCCGCCATCGGCCACAGCGCCGCGAGCGCGATCCACACCTGCGCCACCGTCAGCGGATGCGGAATGCTCCTGGCCGCACTCCTCGTCGCCACCCTGATGCCGCGCCGCACCCACGACTAGCAGGACCCCAGGTTGCCGGGGCGGTACCCGGGGGAATGAGAGCAGCACACGACGGTGGAGGTCGGTATGCATGACGCGGAATCGCCTCGGGAGGCGTTGCAACGCGCACGGCACGAGACCGAGCTGCAGATTGCGGCACTGACCCGCGACCTGACCGGGGTCATCGACGCCTCCCGCTCCTCCAACGCCGACGACGAACACGATCCTGAAGGCGCGACCATCGCGTTCGAGCGGGCGCAGGTGGCCGCGCTGCTGTCCGCCGCGCGTCGACGCCTCGCCGAGTTGGATGCCGCCGGGGAACGACTGGACGGGGGCACGTACGGCAGGTGTGAGCGATGCGGCTCACCGATCCCGGCGGAACGGCTTGCGGTACGCCCGTCCGCGCGTACCTGCGTCAGCTGCGCCCGCTGAGGCGGCCCGCCGCCAACATGACGCTGACGGACCGCGGTGATGTCCAGGCCGGCCCGCGGTGGGCCGGCCTGGACGTCGCAGCACGGCCCGGGCCGCGTCGGTGGCAAGCCGTCCGGCGCCACGCCTCCGCCGGCCCGCTCCCGCGCCAGATCCACACCACCAGGCCGAAGGTGATCCCGGCGGCTATCCACACCGCGCTCCAGAGCAGTGCCTCGCGCAGCTCGATGGCGTGGTGGTCGCGAGCCGTCCGCCGGGAGGCGGCGGTCCGGCGAACTCCGCCGCCATGCCGGTCGGCTCATCGGACGCGGCAGGATCATGACCGGGGAGGACGGGTGCTGCTCTCCCCCGCCGGGCCGCGGCGCGTGACTGGCTGATCCTGCCGATCGGGTCAGCGCAGCCGGCGGGCGGTGAACTTCGTCGGCGGGTCGGCGATCGCGTCCTGGGCGGCGATCAGCTGGAGTTCCCGGGTACCCGCCGCGAGGGTGGCCTCCAGCACGGCGAAGATCGAGTTGGTGGTCCGCTCCAGCGCCGTCTCGGGCGAATTGGTCGTGAACAGGTGGGCCAGATACAGCGCGGCGGTGATGTCGCCGCCCCCGTTCGGGCTGATCGGCAGGAGCGGCGTGGTGACCGCCCAGGCGCCGTCGTCCGACACGGCCACCACCTCCAGCGACCCCTCGGGTACGTCGCCGTGCAGCACGCTGGTGACCAGCACGTGCCGTGGCCCCGTCGCACGTACGGCGTCGACCGCCGCCAGCAGGTCCGGCAGCGTGTTGGTCGTGCGGCCCGAGAGGAACTCGAGTTCGAACTGGTTCGGGGTGATGATGTCCGCGCGCGGGACGACGGTGTCGCGGAGGTATTCGGGGATGCCGGGCCGGACGAACATGCCGCGGCCGACGTCGCCCATCACGGGGTCGCAGCAGTACACGGCGTTCGGGTTGGCCGCCTTCACCCGGTCGACGGCGTCGAGGATCACCGCGCCCATCGCCGGGTCGCCCTGGTAGCCGGAGAGGACTGCGTCGGCGGTGCCGAGGACGCCGCGGTCCTCGATGCCCGCGATGACGTCGGCGACGTCGGCCGGTGCCAGCAGCGGGCCGCGCCAGGCGCCGTACCCGGTGTGGTTGGAGAAGTGCACGGTGAGCACCGGCCAGATCTCGTGCCCGAGCCGCTGCAGTGGGAAGGCGGCAGCGGAGTTGCCGACGTGGCCGTAGGCCACCGAGGACTGGATGGACAGGATCTTCACCGGCCCATGGTCGCATTCGCCGACCGGTGGCAACCGGTCAGGTGTCGGTGCGCAGCCGGGCGTGCAGGTGCATGTCGTGCCAGCCGTCGGCGTGCCGGGCGGCGCCGCGGTTGGTGCCCTCGGCGGTGAGGCCGGCGCGGTCGGCCACCCGGCAGGAGGCCGGGTTGGCGGTGGAGTGGCGCAGCCAGAGCCGGTGCAGTCCGGCCTGGTGGAGGCTCCAGGTGGTGAGGGCGGTCAGGGCGCGGGCGGCGACGTGGTGGCCGCGGGCGGTGGGGAGCACCCAGTACGACACCTCCCCCCGTCCCTCGGCGAGGTCGATCTGGCGGAGGCTGATCTGTCCGAGGACGCCGGTGGTGTCGGTGACGGCCCAGCCGGCGCCGGTCTCGGCGTGCCAGCGGTGCGGCCAGGCGGTGAGCCAGGCGCGGGCCTCGTCGTCGGTCATGGTGCGGCAGTGCCAGCGGCGGATGTCCGGGTCGGTGTAGGCGGCGCGGACGGCGGGCAGGTCGTCGGGGCGCCAGGGGCGCAGCAGCAGGCCGTCGGCGGGGATGTCGGGTTGTGGCCGGTGGGCCAGGGCGCCGGGGGTCAGCGCCGGGGTGGTGAGCAGCGGCATGCGGTGAGCCTGCCGAACGGTCGTGCGGCGGTGCCGATCGGTGTGGGCGGCGGGTGCGGGTTGACCGTTCGGCTCAGCGTTTCGACCGTCCGGCGCGCGGTGGGTTTGACTGGAGCGTGCGGTATGGGCATGTGGCGGGAAGTTACCGCCGTTTTTTGGAGAGGAAGCACGCATGCTTTCCGCACTCGATCGTCGGCACACCGTCGCGCCGCCCGGGTACAGCCGTTGGCTGATTCCGCCGGCGGCATTGGCGATCCATCTCTGCATCGGGCAGGTCTACGCGACCAGCGTCTACAAGAATTCCCTGATCGCGCACTTCGACGCCAGTCAGACGGCGATCGGGATCATCTTCAGCATCGCCATCGTGATGCTCGGGTTGTCGGCCGCGGTGGCGGGCACCTGGGTGGAGGCGAACGGGCCGCGGAAGGCGATGTTCGTCTCGGCGTGCTTCTGGGCGGCCGGTTTCCTGGTCGGGGCGCTGGGCATCGCGACGAAGCAGTTGTGGCTGCTCTACCTGGGGTACGGGGTGCTGGGTGGGATCGGCCTGGGCATCGGGTACATCTCCCCTGTCTCGACGTTGATCAAGTGGTTCCCGGACCGGCCGGGCCTGGCGACGGGTCTGGCGATCATGGGGTTCGGGGGTGGGGCGATGGTGGCCTCTCCCCTGTCCCGGCAGTTGCTGTCGTTCTACGACGCGGGGTACGACCCGGCGAACGCGGGTTCGACGGCGTCGGGTTCGGCGCTGGTGTGGCTGTTCGTGACATTGGGCCTCGGCTACTTCGTGATCATGATGTTCGGGGTGTTCAACGTGCGGGTGCCGGCGGCGGACTGGCGGCCGGTGGGGTTCGATCCGGCGCGGGTGGCGGCGAAGCCGCTGGTGACCACGGCGAACGTGTCGGCGGCGAACGCGGTGAAGACGCGGTCGTTCTGGCTGTTGTGGGTGGTGCTGTTCTGCAACGTGACGGCGGGGATCGGGATCCTGGAGCAGGCGAGTCCGATGATCCAGGACTTCTTCCGGGACAACGGGACCTCGACGGTGTCGGTGGCCGCGGCCGGCGGGTTCGTGGGGCTGCTGTCGCTGTTCAACATGGCGGGCCGGTTCGTGTGGTCGTCGACGTCGGATGTGATCGGCCGTAAGCCGATCTACCTGGTCTATCTGGGCGTCGGGATGGTGCTGTACGTGCTGCTGGCCCTGTTCGGGCAGTTGGCGACGGCGTTGTTCGTGCTGCTGGCGTGCGTGATCCTGTCGTTCTACGGCGGTGGGTTCGCGACGGTGCCGGCGTATCTGCGGGATCTGTTCGGCACGTTCGAGGTGGGCGCGATCCACGGCCGGTTGTTGACGGCGTGGTCGGCGGCGGGGGTGGCCGGTCCGCTGATCGTGAACGCGTTCCTGGACGCGCAGGGCAAGCCGGGCACGTTGACGGCGGCGGCGTACCGGCCGGCGTTGTTCACGATGGTCGGCGTGTTGGCGGTGGGGTTCGTCGCGAACCTGTTGATCCAGCCGGTGCCGGAGCGGTTCCATGAGCCGGCGTCGGGCCGGGACGGGTCGGAGGGTACGGAGCCGGTGGCGGCGGAGAGGAGTGCGTCGTGAACGAGGTCGGTGGCGGGCAGCAGGTGCGGCTCGTGGTGTCGTGGCTGGTGGTGTCGGCGCTGTTGGGTTACGGGGTGGTGCAGACGCTGATCACGGCGATGAAGTTGTTCACCCACTAGGCGTGGGGTGTCGAGGCGGCCCGGGGGTGGACTCCCCCGGGCCGCTGTCGTCAGAGGCCACCGGCGACGCGCAGCACGGCACCGGTGGTGTAGGAGGCGTCGGGGCCGAGGAGGAAGGCGATGGTGCCGGCGATCTCGTCGGGTTCGCCGGCGCGGCCGAGCGGGACGCGTCCGGCGGCGCTGTCGGCCCGGTCGGGTACGCCGGAGAGGGCGTGGATGTCGGTGCGGACGATGCCGGGGGCGACGGCGTTGACGCGGATGCCGCGGGGGGCGAGTTCCTTGGCGAGGCCGACGGTGAGGGTGTCGGTGGCGGCCTTGACGGCGGCGTAGTGGATGTATTCGCCGGGGCTGCCGAGGGTGGCGGCGGCGGAGGAGACGTTGACGATGGCGCCGCCGCGGGTCATCGTGCGGGCGGCGTGCTGGGCGCAGAGCACGTATCCGATGAGGTTGACGTCGACGACCTGGCGCAGGTCGTCGACGCGCAGGTCGGTGAAGGGGCCGATCGGGCTGGTGATGCCGGCGTTGTTGACCAGGCCGGTGAGGGGGCCGAGGTCGGCGGCGACGTCGAAGAGGCGTTGCACCTGGTCGGGGTCGGTGGTGTCGGCGGGGACGGCGACACCGCGGCGGCCGGCGGCGTGGATGTCGGCGAGGACGGCCTTGGCGGCGGCGTGGTCGCGGCGGTAGCCGATGGCGACGTCGTGGCCGCCGGTGGCGAGCCGGCGGGCGGTGGCGGCGCCGATGCCGCGGCTTCCGCCGGTGATGATGGTGACGGAGGTCAATGCCCTCTCCCCTGCCCTGGTGGTGCGGGTGACGTTACCGTGGCCGGAACGGGGTCGGGGTGGAGAGGACGGTCACACCATGACGCGAGCGTTGGTGCTGGGTGGCGGCGGGGTGACCGGGGTGGCCTGGGAGTTGGGGCTGCTGGCGGGCCTGGCGGAGCGCGGCCTGGACCTGACGGACGCGGACGTGGTGGTGGGCACGTCGGCGGGGTCGGTGGTCGGGGCGCAGGTGTGTTCCGGGACGCCGGTGCGGGAGTTGTACGCGGCCCAGCTGCGCGCGCCGCGGGGTGAGGTGGCGGCCCGGTTGGGGGTGGGTGTGCTGCTGCGCTGGGCGTGGGCGGGCGCTCGGGGGCGGGACGAGGCGCGGGCCCGGGTCGGGGCGATGGCGCTGGCGGCGCGTACTCCGTCGGAGGCGTCGCGGCGCGCGGTCATCGAGGCGCGGTTGCCGGTCCGGGAGTGGCCGGCGCGGCGGCTGCTGGTCACGGCGGTGGACGCCGCCTCGGGCGAGTTCGTGGTGTTCGAGGCGGGCAGCGGGGTGTCGTTGGTGGACGCGGTGGGGGCGAGCTGCGCGGTGCCGGGGGTGTGGCCGCCGGTCACCATCGGCGACCGCCGGTACGTCGACGGTGGGGTGCGGTCGGCGGTGAACGCGGACCTGGCGCGGGATTCGGAGGCGGTGGTGGTGCTCGCGCCGGTGTCGTCGGGGTTCGGTCCGGCGCCGCGGTTGGCGGCGCAGGTGGCCGGATTGCGGTCGGCGGGGTCTCGGGTGGCGGTGGTGGCCCCGGTCGCGGGGGCGCGGCGGGCGATCGGCCGCAACGTGCTGGATCCGGCCCGGCGGGCGGGGGCGGCGCGGGCGGGGTTCGCGCAGGCGGCGGCGGTGGCCGGTGAGGTGGCGGCGGTCTGGGGCTGATCGCCTAGGCTCACCGCGTCGGTCTGACGGTGGAGGCGCGCGGTGGGTGTGGGTGTCGGGGATCTGGTCGAGGACTTCGCGCTGCCGGACGAGACGGGCACGGTGCGGCGGCTGTCGGAGTTCCTGGCGGCGGGTCCCGTGGTGCTGTTCTTCTACCCGGCGGCGATGACCCGCGGGTGCACGGCGGAGAGCTGCCACTTCCGGGACCTGGCGGCGGAGTTCGCGGCGGTCGGCGCGCGGCGGGTGGGGATCAGCCGGGATCCGGTGGAGAAGCAGGCGGAGTTCTCCCGGCGGCACGGTTTCGACTATCCGCTGCTGTCGGACGTCGACGGGGCGGTGGCGGAGGCGTTCGGGGTGCGGCGGCGGCTGCCGCTGGGGGCGTTGAGCACGCGCCGGATGACGTTCGTGATCGGCCCGGACCGGCGGGTCCTCGCCGTGGTGCACAGCGAGCTGAGCATGAACGAGCACGCCGACGCGGCGTTGCGCGCCCTGGGGGGTTGATCTTCCCGGTGTCGCAGCCGGCTGGTATCAAGGCTGCAGTCAAACAGGTGTACGGAAGAGGGCATGATGGCGGGCCAGGGTTTGTCCACTGACGAGGTGCAGGGGATCCGGGAGGCGTTGGCGGCGGGCCGCAAGCCGAAGGTGGTGTTCACGGCGGCGGCGGGTCAGATGGCCGGGCAGCTCGGCCAGGTGGTGGAGCTGACCGATCCGGAGGTGTCCGAGGAGTTCGTGGTGGTGCGGTTCGGCCGCGACGAGCTGCCCTTCTCCCCCGCCGACGTGGCGATTGCGCCGAAGGGCGCCGGCCGGAAGCCGGCGGAGCCGAAGCCGGAGGCCGAGCCGGCGCCGGCGGAGCCGGAGTTCGTGTTGGACACGCCGCCCGTGCCGGCGCCGCGTCGGGAGGAGCCGAAGGTGGAGCAACAGCAGGCGGAGGCCCGGCCGGCGCGGCGGGCGGTGAAGGCGGCGAAGCCGAAGAGCCCGGCCGGGCTGACGGTGACGCTGGCGTACGCCGAGGGTGAGTGGACGGTGGCGGCGCAGCAGGGCGCCAAGGCCCTGGCGAAGCCGTACGTGGTGAAGCCGGCGGAGGCGCTGCGGATGGTGGCGCTGGTGGACGTGCCGGGCGTGCAGGAGGCGGTGGAGCAGATCCTCGCCGCGGAGCGGGCCGAGGCGGAGCAGCAGGCGGAGAAGCTGCGCGCGGAGCTGGCGGAGATTGAGGCGCGGCTGGCGGAGCTGCGCGAGGCCCGCTGACCCTCGCCGCGCGCCGGCCGGGAAACGCCTCGGCTGGCGCGCGGGCCGTCTGCTACGGTTCTGCCGCGTCCTCGAACGAGGCCGGAGGGAGGTGAGTGCCATGGCACGTACGACTGTCATGCGCTCCCACCCGTCCGCGGGGACGCCGGGTTCCTGATCCGGGGAGCGCACCGCTTCCTGGAAGGACCTGCATGACCGACCTGGTCATCCGCCCGCTCGTCGCGGGCGAGGAACACCTCTTCGACACCCTTTCCGACCCGGGGCTGGTCGGGCGGGCCATACTCGGCGAGACGTACGCCGACGGCCGCTACCGCCCGGAGTGGACCTGGGTGGCCCTGCGCGACGGGAAGGTCGTGGCCCGGGCCGCCTGGTGGGCCGGGCCCGACGATCCGGCGCCGCTGGCGCTGGACTGGTTCGACTTCACCGACGCGCAGGCCGCCGTGGAGCTGCTGCGTACCGCGCCGCTGCGCGCCGAGTACTCGATCCTGCTGCCGCCCGGGTGGCGGGACGATCCGCCGGTCCACGCCCAGGCGCAGGCCCGGATCGACGCGGCGACGGCCGCCGGCCTGCGGGTGCTGGTCGAGCGGTACCGCTACCGGTGGACGTCCGACTACGGCCTGCCGGCGCGGCCCGGCCGGCTGGAGTTCCGGCCGGAGCCCGACGACGCGGTGATCCTGGACGTGCTGCGCCGCATCGGCGAGGGCAGCCTGGACGCGCACTACCGGCACGCCGCGGCCGAACACGGCCCGGACGCCGCCGCGCGGGAGGACCTGGACCTGCTGCGCTGGCTGCCGAGCCCGCGCGACTGGTGGCAGCTCGCCTGGACCCCTGGTGGGGAGCTCGCCGGCATCGTCGTGCCGGCCCGCAACCAGACCCACCACATCGTCGGGTTCGTCGGGGTGCTGCCCGGGCAGCGGGGCCACGGGTACGCCTACGACCTGCTGGTCGAGGCCACCCATCGGCTGGTCGAGGCGGGCGCGCAGGAGATCGTCGCGGCCACCGACCAGGGCAACACGCCGATGGCGGCCACCTTCGCCCGCGCCGGCTACCCGATCGCATGGGAACGCGTCGACCTGGTCTGAGACGCCCCGCGGGGCCGGTGCGACCCCCTCGCACCGGCCCCGCGCCTTCCTGCGCCCCGCAGGCTGGTCAGTGTTGCGGGATGTTCTGTACCCCGATCCGCTTGCGGAACACCCAGTAGGTCCAGCCCTGGTAGGCCAGCACGATCGGGGTGAACACCACCGCCACCCAGGTCATGATCTTCAGGGTGTAGGGGGTGGAGGCGGCGTTGCCGGCGGTCAGCGTGCCGGCGGCGTCGAGGGTGGACGGCAGCACGTTCGGGAACAGCGCGGCGAACAGGGTCGCCACCGCCAGGGCGATGGCCACGGCGGTGCCGGTGAACGCCCAGCCCTCCCGGCCTACCCGGGCGGCGGCGAGACCGCCGAGCAGGGCGAGGGCGGCGCCCACGGCGAGCACGACGGCGGCCGCGCTGGACCGGATGGTCAGCGTCCAGGTCAGGAAGGCCACCGCGACGACGGCGGTGCCGGCGCCGACCTTGACCGCGAGGGCGCCCGCGCGCTCGCGGATGTCGCCGGTGGTCTTGAGGGCGAGGAACACCGCGCCGTGGGTGAGGAACAGCCCCAGGGTGGTCACGCCGCCGAGCAGGGCGTACGGGTTGAGCAGGTCGAGCAGGCCACCGACGTACTCGTGGTCGGCGTCCAGCGGCACGCCGCGCAGGATGTTGGCGAAGGCGACGCCCCACAGGATCGCCGGCAGCAGCGAGCCGACGAAGATGGCCCGGTCCCAGCGGCGCTTCCAGGACGCCTCGGGGCGCTTGTGCCGGTATTCGAAGGCGACGCCGCGGGCGATGAGGGCGAGCAGGATCAGCAGCAGCGGCAGGTAGAAGCCGGAGAACAGGGTGGCGTACCACTCGGGGAAGGCCGCGAACATGGCGCCGCCGGCGGTGATCAGCCAGACCTCGTTGCCGTCCCAGACCGGGCCGATGGTGTTGATCAGGACGCGGCGTTCCCGGTCGTCGCGGCCGAGCACGGGCAGCAGCATGCCGACGCCGAAGTCGAAGCCTTCGAGGACGAAGTAGCCGGTGAAGAGCACGGCGACGAGGAGAAACCAGACGGTGGTCAGTTCCACGATGGGCTCCGGGGGTCAGTAGGCGAACGCCAGCGGGCGTTCGGCGTCGTCGGTGTCGTCGTCAACGGGCGCCGGGGTGACGTCGGGGACGCCGGCCTTGGCGTAGCGGAACAGCAGCTTGAACTCGATCACGGCGAGGGTGGCGTAGATCAGGGTGAACGCGGTGAAGGAGGTGAGCACCTCGGTCAGCGACACGCTGCGGGACACGCCGTTGCGGGTGAGCATCTCGCCGAAGACGATCCACGGCTGGCGGCCCATCTCGGTGAAGATCCAGCCGAAGGAGTTGGCCAGCAGCGGCAGCAGCGGCATCACCAGCCCGGCGCGCAGCAGCCACCGGCTGGTCGGGGTGCGGCCCTTGCGCTGCGTCCAGAGCACCAGCAGGGCGATCGCGGCGGCCGCCAGCCCGAAGCCGATCATGAAGCGGAAGCTCCAGTAGGTGACCGGGATGATCGGGGCGTAGTTGCCGGCGCCGTACTGGCTGGCGTACTGGGCCTGCAGGTCGTTGATGCCCTGCACGGTGCCGTTGGGGTCGCCGGTGCCGAGGAACGACAGCAGGTACGGGATCTTGAGGGCGAAGACCTCGCGGCTGCCGTCGAGGCTGCCGACGGTGAGCACGGAGAACGAGGCGGGGCTCTCGGTGGTGTAGAGGCCCTCGGCGGCGGCCATCTTCATCGGCTGCACCTCGGTCATGATCTTGCCCTGGATGTCGCCGGTGAACACCACCAGTGCCGAGGCGATCATGACCACCCAGGCGCCGAACTTGGTCGCGAACCGGTAGGCGTCGGTGTCGGCGCTGTCGCGGTTGCGGATGACGTGCCAGAGGCCGACCGCGACGATCAGCGACCCGGCCACCAGGAACGCGCCGGCCAGGGTGTGCGGGAAGGTGACCAGGGCGACCTTGTTGGTGAGCACGGCGACGAAGTCGGTCAGCTCGGCCCGACCGGTGGTGGGGTTGATCCGGTAGCCGACGGGGTTCTGCATGAACGAGTTCGCGGCCAGGATGAAGTACGCGGACAGGTTGGTGCCGATGGCGGCGGCCCAGATGGCGGCCAGGTGCAGCCGCTTGGGCAGCCGGTCCCAGCCGAAGATCCACAGCCCGATGAAGGTCGATTCGAGGAAGAACGCGACCAGGGCCTCGATGGCCAGGGGCGCGCCGAAGATGTCCCCCACGAAGCGGGAGTAGTCGCTCCAGTTCATCCCGAACTGGAACTCCTGCACGATGCCGGTGACCACGCCCATCGCGAAGTTGATCAGGAAGAGCTTGCCGTAGAACTTGGTGAGCTTGAGGTAGCGCTCGTTGCCGGTGCGGTGCCACATCGTCTGGAGGATGGCTACCAGGATGGACAGGCCGATGGTCAAGGGCACGAAGAGAAAGTGGTAGACGGTGGTGACACCGAACTGCCAGCGGGCGACGTCCAACGCGTCCACCTGGAACCCCCAGCTGTTCATACTACGAGACGTAGTAAATACTACTCGGCGTCGTAGAAAAACCGACAGGGCCGGGGGTCCCGACCCGTTCCGGGACCAATGACCCTGATCACCTCCGCCACCCGGCCCGGACCGGACCCCCGCCTCACCCCGGGGCGTGCGACCATCCACCACTGATGAACACCCCGACCACCCCCTGGCGGGCGCCGCTGCTGTGGCGCGCCGCGCAACTGCTCGCCCGCGCCATCGTCAGCCTGCTCGGTCGCCTCGAGGTCACCGGCGACGTGCCGGACGAGCTGCGCCACGGGCCGCTGATCCTGGCCGCCAACCACATCAGCCCCTTCGACCCCGTCGTCCTCGCCGCCGCCTGCCAGGCCCGCCGCATCGCGCCCCGGATCATGGCCACCGGCGGGCTGTTCCGCGCCTCCGTGGTCGGGCCGCTGATGCGCCGCGCCGGGCACATCCGCGTCGACCGGGGCACCAGCTCCGTGCACCAGGCCCTCGACAACGCGGCCGCGGCCGTGGCCGGCGGCTCGGTGGTGCTGGTCTACCCGGAGGGACGCATCGGCCTGGACCCCGGGCTGTGGCCCGAGCGGGGCAAGACCGGCGCCGCCCGGCTCGCCTTCGCCAGCGGCGCCCCCGTGGTCCCGGTCGCCCAGTGGGGCTCCCACGAGGTGCTGCCCTACCGGACGCCGAAGGGCATGCTGCGCGGCCTCGCCCGGGCGATGCTGCGCCGGCCGGTGATCCGGGTGCGCTTCGGCGCCCCGGTCACCCTGCGCGACGTGCCCGACGGCACGCCGGGGGCGGCGCGACGGGCCACCGAGCGGATCATCGACGCGATCACCGACAACCTGGTGCCGCTGCGCCCCGACGAGCCGGACCGGCCCCGCCACGTCGACCCCGGCCGCCCGACCGACACCAGCCGCTCGCACCGCCGCCCGCTGGCCCGGTGACCCGCGCCCGCCGCACCCTGCGCGGGTCAGGCGCGCAGCCGCTCGTCGAGGGCGGCGAGATCGGGTACGAACCAGACGTGGTCGTGCCGGTTGGACTCGGCCACCAGGGCGCGCAGCGCCGCGCTCG
This sequence is a window from Micromonospora sp. NBRC 110009. Protein-coding genes within it:
- a CDS encoding OFA family MFS transporter gives rise to the protein MLSALDRRHTVAPPGYSRWLIPPAALAIHLCIGQVYATSVYKNSLIAHFDASQTAIGIIFSIAIVMLGLSAAVAGTWVEANGPRKAMFVSACFWAAGFLVGALGIATKQLWLLYLGYGVLGGIGLGIGYISPVSTLIKWFPDRPGLATGLAIMGFGGGAMVASPLSRQLLSFYDAGYDPANAGSTASGSALVWLFVTLGLGYFVIMMFGVFNVRVPAADWRPVGFDPARVAAKPLVTTANVSAANAVKTRSFWLLWVVLFCNVTAGIGILEQASPMIQDFFRDNGTSTVSVAAAGGFVGLLSLFNMAGRFVWSSTSDVIGRKPIYLVYLGVGMVLYVLLALFGQLATALFVLLACVILSFYGGGFATVPAYLRDLFGTFEVGAIHGRLLTAWSAAGVAGPLIVNAFLDAQGKPGTLTAAAYRPALFTMVGVLAVGFVANLLIQPVPERFHEPASGRDGSEGTEPVAAERSAS
- a CDS encoding peroxiredoxin → MGVGVGDLVEDFALPDETGTVRRLSEFLAAGPVVLFFYPAAMTRGCTAESCHFRDLAAEFAAVGARRVGISRDPVEKQAEFSRRHGFDYPLLSDVDGAVAEAFGVRRRLPLGALSTRRMTFVIGPDRRVLAVVHSELSMNEHADAALRALGG
- a CDS encoding SDR family NAD(P)-dependent oxidoreductase; protein product: MTSVTIITGGSRGIGAATARRLATGGHDVAIGYRRDHAAAKAVLADIHAAGRRGVAVPADTTDPDQVQRLFDVAADLGPLTGLVNNAGITSPIGPFTDLRVDDLRQVVDVNLIGYVLCAQHAARTMTRGGAIVNVSSAAATLGSPGEYIHYAAVKAATDTLTVGLAKELAPRGIRVNAVAPGIVRTDIHALSGVPDRADSAAGRVPLGRAGEPDEIAGTIAFLLGPDASYTTGAVLRVAGGL
- a CDS encoding MFS transporter — encoded protein: MAVAALSPTASRTSGANRSSRTATTVVLACLGVFCAYLQISAISVSLATIGRDLHASTTALQWVFDAFTIPVAALVLSFGVLGDLAGRKRIAIAGLALTVTGNLISLLAPGTGVLLTGRAIAGVGAAALLPATLALITHAVPEPARRGHYVAFWTGALNVGLAVGPFIAGVLLAHASWRWVFLPVTLVPLAVLILSACLLEDSRAAEGRRLDVPGQILAAAGIFALIYGVIEGGQQGWTSPQALVALPLAALVLTGFVLVEQRSPSPMLRPQLFRSPAFLASVLAGLLAMFSLIGSNFVLSLFLGAVQRLTPFGIALRLLCLYGAVLVTGQLAGRVLARTGPRTPLISGLLLAGVGLFTLRGVQPDSSLADLGWRLALLGLGFGLVLTSVTAAAVNAVPRHLAGMASAAINTFRQVGAALGPAILGVILTTATTSHLTTGAASISPGAFHTLAQEGLGGLTRLTVSPAGQAAIGHSAASAIHTCATVSGCGMLLAALLVATLMPRRTHD
- a CDS encoding MFS transporter small subunit, with the translated sequence MNEVGGGQQVRLVVSWLVVSALLGYGVVQTLITAMKLFTH
- a CDS encoding TraR/DksA family transcriptional regulator — protein: MHDAESPREALQRARHETELQIAALTRDLTGVIDASRSSNADDEHDPEGATIAFERAQVAALLSAARRRLAELDAAGERLDGGTYGRCERCGSPIPAERLAVRPSARTCVSCAR
- the pdxY gene encoding pyridoxal kinase PdxY, with the protein product MKILSIQSSVAYGHVGNSAAAFPLQRLGHEIWPVLTVHFSNHTGYGAWRGPLLAPADVADVIAGIEDRGVLGTADAVLSGYQGDPAMGAVILDAVDRVKAANPNAVYCCDPVMGDVGRGMFVRPGIPEYLRDTVVPRADIITPNQFELEFLSGRTTNTLPDLLAAVDAVRATGPRHVLVTSVLHGDVPEGSLEVVAVSDDGAWAVTTPLLPISPNGGGDITAALYLAHLFTTNSPETALERTTNSIFAVLEATLAAGTRELQLIAAQDAIADPPTKFTARRLR
- a CDS encoding GNAT family N-acetyltransferase, with amino-acid sequence MPLLTTPALTPGALAHRPQPDIPADGLLLRPWRPDDLPAVRAAYTDPDIRRWHCRTMTDDEARAWLTAWPHRWHAETGAGWAVTDTTGVLGQISLRQIDLAEGRGEVSYWVLPTARGHHVAARALTALTTWSLHQAGLHRLWLRHSTANPASCRVADRAGLTAEGTNRGAARHADGWHDMHLHARLRTDT
- a CDS encoding patatin-like phospholipase family protein, with the translated sequence MTRALVLGGGGVTGVAWELGLLAGLAERGLDLTDADVVVGTSAGSVVGAQVCSGTPVRELYAAQLRAPRGEVAARLGVGVLLRWAWAGARGRDEARARVGAMALAARTPSEASRRAVIEARLPVREWPARRLLVTAVDAASGEFVVFEAGSGVSLVDAVGASCAVPGVWPPVTIGDRRYVDGGVRSAVNADLARDSEAVVVLAPVSSGFGPAPRLAAQVAGLRSAGSRVAVVAPVAGARRAIGRNVLDPARRAGAARAGFAQAAAVAGEVAAVWG